The following are from one region of the Ignavibacteriales bacterium genome:
- the sprA gene encoding cell surface protein SprA: MKALHESIKVAVFIVCVTYGLLSVGFTSQPSQVDDSTFFNIYFAYLNSYSDSNPIKILSEQNSNEISELLQASEKGSNVNPIPQDNSVDLLNGKFNQSLGKPDSLETPRKRDADTLSPADTSIKLSDSLIAKSKIDTTLKPKTLFLDSTARMEQFRYHRKDNVYTDFTPPKRSKFFAYPSSSQSTRTVTLDSTGNFVEIKEKIAGQETKVLLRIPLDEYINLRLKANNRNIWEDIAYKYELKAANKDLSQLLTDITNIDIPLPSVGFLSIFGPPVINLRIGGAVDIHGAWRSEKTEGVTASLLGNTRNEPDFKQQVQINVNGTIGDKLTIGADWNTERTFEYENQLKLKYKGYADEIVQSVEAGNVSLQTSPLVGGGEALFGIKAQFQMGPLNLTALASQKKGEVKEVSISGGSTSQDFQIHAYQYSKNHYFLDYSYADTSLGKDYFRRYYANATPEIVPEVRVKDIEVWKTKTGQRDNGTERQANAYLNLPSVTKTNLVYDEKYRKDSTAAGLIENGRFVKLSQGIDYELHPETGYITLKTQVQENDVIAVAYRTEGPNTNSNEDDLFYGELVGNEIAADTTKKLVLKLVKPSNLQPQYAEAWALQLKNIYPIGGRSVNQEGFVLDIVYNEPTGDPVNQKNGKPLLNAFGLDLVSDGNVAGPDSKFDFLPNRTIFVETGEIIFPVLQPFGAQFPKNLTDSLRYDAVYSMTTTFAQREGTKDRFLITGKYSAASSSTFNLGFTGIVENSVKVRLGGLDLKEGTDFVVDYNVGQVTVKNPAALVPGADLKISYEQNDLFQLASKTLIGLRGEFNFSQKTILGFSALNLNQQTLSDKVRIGEEPLNNSIYGLDFKTAVDLPFITKGISYLIPTRTMSSFSVQGEFAYINPDPNTKKSTISGDLGKSIAYIDDFEGTKKTIPIGLSYTAWHEPSVPNSLPFIKDSAKSVQMFYKGKSWWYTRIPSDVSVQSIWGKRKQVAKGDELVTVLDYVFDPKQKGTYNYKPRLEDPQKSWGGIMKILSSTANNLVEENIEFIEFWLNLSASSLNKPLHGAPSTAKLYLDLGKISEDAIPNGKLDTEDKNENDLIDNGEDTGLDGLFDPQENEKYNTTEADPSGDNYSLALSGDNTDYSHINGTEGNAISIDAGRFPDTEDLNRNLTLDQLDSYFRYEIPLDTSKVTNPYITGGGGGTNANWFQFRIPLKDFKTKIGDPSFSIIEYIRLWVDGVSEPVHIRLAEFNLAGNQWQKVVPQNIPEDSVLTLSVANYEDNYPTYYLPPGVAQERDRSKPDEQVFRNEQSLSLILNDLKDGDERQVVKYLRPMDLFNYKEMKLFIHGDERGGYNISDYVNKDSLAAETYFRFGSDTSNYYEYRLPVQKGWQDLSIKFDELTTLKQLRDTSKNKEPQLEVPGMPGHYYRIKGSPALTKISFFMAGVLNPKGKGIIGPISGDVWVNELRVIGADDQSGWAYSASAKFNIGDIATVNFNTSQTNPNFHKLSDRFGNRLDSRSWGVNVDLDILKLLPFNLPGSNLKINYARTEQLSKPIYQPGTDVKVAKAAEQLTRNGVSADSVASFIESTRSINTSETWTLAGIKLKIPSQFWLAKDFFNNLQWGFNYNKTFGRSPTIIMSNSWQWSANMGYQLNLSQNNFFYPANIPVFGTVVEIFSDYRNVKFYFTPQSFTWNMTASRNYNFSLQRGINTKPAYARDFKSTRNFSLQWKLSEGGFFNLGINYSFDFSSSLAHLLTITDPNSPEIQIGRPEGQIWKDIFSKEFFGRDFQFQQNFDLRSTPKLPSLWDINKFFTLTWGYGASYSWQNNFQQLELGRAAGFNNKVNASIQLKLKSLVAPLFKEEEKKVAPPVKQPTTRTREKTPTGENRVRQERGQRQPDQGLKQDVNINADSLGKLKDKIIPDSLNKINGGVIADSIAKIKTGVKTDSLAKIKSGIKPDSLAKVNTKIIDSLAVTKTPIDSSELVPSESPIKIGLQAFKSAIRYLFFDYETIQINFSNDNSVQKSGIQGTGSGIANFFGYNQKNRNGPSRAFMLGFSNDVGARAPNGNLSDNLSQRNNIDFRTSRPLWEGANIELKWKVNWQVSKATTIKTDTFGVASISSINSTGSISRSFVSFPPILFFKSGIKKVNELYNPESDNLSDAFVSGFETFPIVSKLPFLKEFMKYIPRPNWSFTWDGLEKYTVFKSWAKKVSLTHAYSSDYSEGWKIDPDGRQVVQTQKVSYGFAPLIGLNLTFNSLWNGNLTGNIKYGTKTGYDLGASTRNITESFSKDIGISASYSKTGFEVPLFGVSLKNDIEISFSYTTSTNSVVVYNMSQFTEAGTPQDGTLRTTIEPRIKYVISAKVTLSVFYKNSSVKPQGAARITPSSTNEAGLDVHISIQ, encoded by the coding sequence ATGAAAGCTCTCCATGAGAGTATTAAAGTAGCTGTATTTATCGTTTGCGTAACTTACGGTTTACTTTCCGTCGGATTCACTTCTCAACCATCTCAGGTCGATGATTCCACTTTTTTTAATATATACTTTGCTTATTTAAATTCTTATTCGGATTCTAATCCGATAAAAATTCTTTCCGAACAAAATTCAAATGAAATTTCTGAATTACTACAAGCCAGTGAAAAAGGTTCTAATGTAAACCCAATTCCTCAAGACAATTCAGTTGATCTGCTAAATGGTAAATTTAATCAATCACTTGGCAAACCTGATTCATTGGAAACTCCCAGGAAGCGTGATGCGGATACTTTATCTCCTGCTGATACTTCAATTAAATTATCAGATAGTTTAATAGCTAAAAGTAAGATTGACACAACTCTAAAACCTAAAACACTTTTTTTGGATTCTACAGCCAGAATGGAGCAATTCCGTTACCATAGAAAGGATAATGTTTACACTGACTTTACTCCACCAAAACGATCTAAGTTTTTCGCCTATCCTTCTTCCTCACAATCTACAAGAACTGTAACTTTAGACTCAACCGGAAATTTTGTTGAAATAAAAGAAAAAATTGCCGGGCAAGAAACAAAAGTTTTGTTAAGAATTCCACTTGATGAATATATTAATCTTAGATTAAAAGCCAACAACAGAAATATTTGGGAAGACATTGCTTATAAATATGAACTAAAAGCTGCCAATAAAGATTTAAGTCAGCTATTAACCGATATAACTAACATTGATATACCACTCCCCAGTGTTGGATTCCTTAGCATTTTTGGTCCACCGGTAATTAATTTAAGAATTGGTGGAGCCGTAGATATTCATGGTGCATGGCGTAGTGAAAAGACGGAAGGTGTTACTGCCTCATTACTCGGCAATACAAGGAACGAACCGGACTTTAAACAGCAGGTGCAAATAAATGTTAACGGAACAATTGGAGATAAATTAACGATTGGCGCTGATTGGAATACGGAAAGAACATTTGAGTATGAGAATCAACTTAAGCTTAAGTATAAAGGTTATGCAGATGAAATTGTTCAAAGTGTAGAGGCTGGAAATGTTTCTCTTCAAACTTCACCCCTTGTTGGCGGAGGTGAAGCATTGTTCGGTATTAAAGCTCAATTCCAAATGGGACCTTTGAATTTAACTGCGTTAGCTTCCCAGAAAAAAGGAGAAGTAAAAGAAGTTTCAATTAGCGGCGGTTCTACTTCGCAGGACTTTCAAATACATGCATACCAATATTCTAAAAATCATTATTTCCTAGACTATAGTTATGCTGATACTTCATTGGGAAAAGATTACTTCAGACGTTATTATGCTAATGCAACTCCGGAAATTGTACCAGAGGTACGAGTAAAAGATATTGAAGTGTGGAAAACAAAAACAGGACAAAGAGATAATGGAACAGAAAGGCAAGCAAATGCTTATTTAAATTTACCCTCTGTTACCAAAACAAATCTTGTGTACGATGAAAAATATCGAAAAGATTCCACTGCTGCTGGTTTAATTGAAAATGGAAGATTTGTTAAGTTAAGCCAGGGGATTGATTACGAATTACATCCAGAGACAGGCTATATAACATTAAAAACACAGGTGCAGGAAAATGATGTAATTGCTGTAGCCTACCGAACTGAAGGACCGAATACTAACAGTAATGAAGATGATTTGTTTTATGGTGAATTGGTTGGAAATGAAATTGCAGCGGACACAACAAAAAAATTAGTTCTTAAATTAGTAAAACCATCAAACCTGCAGCCACAATATGCAGAAGCCTGGGCTTTGCAATTGAAAAATATTTATCCAATTGGTGGGCGCAGTGTAAACCAGGAAGGTTTTGTGCTTGATATTGTTTACAATGAACCTACTGGCGATCCGGTCAATCAAAAAAATGGAAAACCATTGCTTAATGCCTTTGGTCTCGATCTGGTTAGCGATGGTAATGTTGCAGGTCCAGATAGCAAATTCGACTTTTTACCAAACAGGACAATTTTTGTTGAAACAGGAGAAATTATTTTTCCGGTTCTTCAACCGTTCGGTGCGCAATTCCCAAAAAATCTTACAGATTCTTTACGTTATGATGCAGTCTACAGTATGACAACAACTTTTGCGCAGAGAGAGGGTACAAAAGATAGATTTTTAATTACAGGAAAATATTCTGCTGCTTCATCATCCACTTTTAATCTTGGTTTTACAGGAATTGTAGAAAATTCTGTTAAAGTCCGGTTAGGTGGATTAGACTTAAAAGAAGGAACCGACTTTGTTGTTGATTATAATGTTGGGCAGGTGACAGTTAAAAATCCTGCCGCACTTGTACCTGGCGCCGATCTTAAAATTTCTTACGAACAAAATGATCTTTTCCAGCTTGCCTCTAAAACACTAATTGGTTTGCGCGGTGAGTTTAATTTTTCGCAAAAGACGATTCTCGGTTTTTCTGCATTGAATTTAAATCAACAAACTCTAAGTGATAAAGTAAGAATTGGTGAAGAACCTTTGAACAATTCAATATATGGTCTTGATTTCAAGACAGCAGTCGATTTACCATTTATCACAAAAGGAATTAGTTACCTAATACCAACAAGAACGATGTCTTCATTTTCTGTTCAGGGAGAATTTGCCTACATAAATCCAGACCCTAATACAAAGAAAAGTACAATTTCCGGCGATCTGGGAAAGAGCATTGCTTACATTGATGATTTTGAAGGCACCAAAAAAACAATTCCAATTGGATTATCTTATACTGCCTGGCATGAACCAAGCGTTCCAAATAGTTTACCATTTATAAAAGATTCAGCAAAATCTGTCCAAATGTTTTATAAAGGAAAAAGCTGGTGGTACACAAGAATTCCATCTGATGTGAGCGTGCAATCAATATGGGGCAAAAGAAAACAGGTAGCTAAAGGTGATGAATTAGTTACGGTACTTGATTATGTCTTCGATCCAAAACAAAAAGGAACATATAATTATAAACCAAGATTAGAAGATCCTCAGAAATCGTGGGGCGGAATAATGAAAATATTATCCTCCACAGCAAACAACCTTGTTGAAGAAAATATTGAGTTCATTGAATTTTGGCTTAACCTAAGTGCAAGTAGTTTAAATAAACCATTACACGGTGCGCCATCAACTGCAAAATTATATTTAGATCTTGGAAAAATTTCTGAAGATGCAATTCCAAACGGTAAGCTTGATACTGAAGATAAAAATGAAAATGACTTGATTGATAATGGAGAAGATACCGGTTTAGACGGCTTATTTGATCCGCAGGAAAATGAAAAGTATAATACTACTGAAGCGGACCCAAGTGGAGACAATTACTCATTAGCGTTATCTGGTGATAATACAGACTATTCGCATATCAATGGAACTGAAGGAAATGCTATATCAATTGATGCAGGAAGATTTCCGGATACAGAAGATTTAAACCGCAATTTAACATTAGATCAGCTTGATAGTTATTTCAGGTACGAAATTCCTCTCGATACAAGCAAAGTTACTAATCCATATATTACTGGTGGTGGTGGCGGAACTAACGCAAACTGGTTCCAATTCAGAATTCCGCTTAAAGATTTTAAAACCAAAATTGGCGATCCAAGTTTTTCTATCATCGAGTATATTCGTCTTTGGGTTGATGGTGTAAGTGAACCGGTTCATATTCGTTTAGCTGAATTTAACCTTGCGGGTAACCAGTGGCAAAAAGTTGTTCCTCAAAATATTCCTGAAGATTCCGTACTAACTCTGTCCGTTGCTAACTATGAAGATAATTATCCAACTTATTATTTACCACCTGGCGTAGCACAGGAAAGAGACAGAAGTAAACCGGATGAACAGGTATTTAGAAATGAACAATCATTGTCGTTAATTCTAAATGATCTGAAAGATGGAGATGAAAGACAAGTTGTTAAATATCTTAGACCAATGGATCTTTTCAATTATAAGGAAATGAAACTTTTTATCCATGGTGATGAAAGAGGTGGTTACAATATTTCTGATTATGTTAATAAGGATTCGTTAGCCGCAGAAACATATTTTAGATTTGGCTCAGATACATCAAACTATTATGAATACCGTCTTCCGGTTCAAAAAGGATGGCAGGATTTAAGCATTAAGTTTGATGAACTTACTACGCTAAAACAGCTTAGAGATACAAGCAAGAATAAAGAACCACAGTTGGAAGTTCCTGGAATGCCCGGACACTATTACAGAATTAAGGGAAGTCCGGCTTTAACAAAAATATCTTTCTTTATGGCTGGAGTACTAAATCCCAAAGGCAAAGGAATAATTGGACCTATATCCGGTGATGTTTGGGTGAATGAACTAAGAGTAATTGGTGCCGATGATCAATCTGGTTGGGCGTATAGCGCATCCGCTAAATTTAATATTGGTGATATTGCAACAGTTAATTTTAATACAAGTCAAACAAATCCTAACTTTCATAAATTGTCAGATAGATTTGGTAACCGGTTGGATTCGCGCAGTTGGGGAGTAAATGTAGACCTGGATATTTTAAAACTTTTGCCATTTAACCTGCCTGGCAGCAATCTTAAAATTAATTATGCAAGAACTGAACAGCTTTCCAAACCAATATATCAACCTGGTACTGATGTAAAAGTTGCTAAAGCTGCTGAACAATTAACAAGAAATGGAGTTTCGGCAGATAGCGTTGCTTCTTTTATTGAATCAACCAGATCAATAAATACTTCAGAAACTTGGACACTTGCAGGGATCAAATTAAAAATCCCATCGCAGTTTTGGCTGGCAAAAGATTTCTTCAATAATTTGCAGTGGGGATTTAACTATAATAAAACTTTCGGAAGAAGTCCCACAATTATTATGTCTAATAGTTGGCAGTGGAGTGCAAATATGGGTTACCAGCTAAATCTTAGCCAGAATAATTTTTTCTATCCTGCCAACATTCCCGTATTTGGAACTGTAGTTGAAATATTTTCTGATTACCGAAATGTAAAATTTTATTTTACACCGCAATCATTTACCTGGAATATGACTGCTTCCAGAAATTATAATTTTAGTTTACAGCGTGGAATTAATACTAAACCTGCATATGCACGCGATTTTAAATCTACACGAAACTTTTCATTACAATGGAAACTTTCTGAAGGTGGCTTCTTTAATTTAGGCATTAATTATAGTTTCGATTTTTCTTCATCTCTTGCCCATCTTTTAACTATTACTGATCCAAATAGTCCCGAAATCCAAATAGGCAGACCAGAAGGTCAAATATGGAAAGATATATTTAGTAAGGAATTCTTTGGAAGAGATTTTCAGTTCCAGCAGAATTTTGATCTTCGTTCAACTCCAAAGCTTCCTTCGCTTTGGGATATAAATAAATTCTTTACATTAACATGGGGTTATGGTGCTTCTTACTCGTGGCAAAATAATTTTCAGCAGTTAGAGCTTGGAAGAGCTGCAGGATTTAACAATAAAGTTAATGCTTCAATTCAATTAAAATTAAAATCCTTAGTTGCCCCATTGTTCAAAGAAGAAGAGAAAAAAGTTGCACCACCTGTAAAACAACCAACTACAAGAACAAGAGAAAAAACTCCGACTGGTGAAAACAGGGTAAGGCAGGAAAGAGGTCAACGGCAGCCAGATCAGGGATTAAAACAAGATGTAAATATAAATGCTGATTCACTTGGAAAGTTAAAGGATAAAATTATTCCAGATTCTCTCAATAAAATTAATGGCGGGGTTATAGCTGATTCGATTGCAAAAATAAAAACTGGAGTTAAGACTGATTCCCTTGCGAAAATTAAGAGCGGTATTAAACCGGATTCTTTAGCAAAAGTAAACACAAAGATTATAGATTCTCTTGCTGTTACTAAAACTCCAATAGATTCGTCAGAACTTGTTCCTTCAGAATCTCCTATTAAAATTGGTTTGCAGGCATTTAAATCCGCAATACGTTATTTGTTTTTCGATTATGAAACTATCCAGATTAATTTTTCCAACGATAACTCAGTACAAAAATCTGGAATTCAAGGAACCGGATCTGGAATTGCAAACTTCTTTGGATATAATCAGAAAAATAGAAATGGTCCTTCCAGAGCCTTTATGCTTGGTTTTTCTAATGACGTTGGTGCGCGGGCACCAAACGGTAATTTATCGGATAATCTTTCTCAGCGAAACAATATTGATTTCAGAACTTCACGTCCACTGTGGGAAGGTGCTAATATTGAATTAAAGTGGAAAGTTAATTGGCAGGTAAGCAAAGCTACAACAATAAAAACCGATACTTTTGGCGTTGCTTCTATTTCAAGCATTAATTCAACAGGAAGTATATCAAGATCGTTTGTTTCATTTCCTCCTATTCTTTTCTTTAAAAGTGGAATTAAGAAGGTGAACGAACTTTATAATCCGGAATCAGATAATCTTTCTGACGCATTTGTATCCGGCTTCGAAACTTTTCCAATTGTATCCAAGCTTCCGTTTCTAAAAGAATTTATGAAATATATACCAAGACCAAATTGGAGTTTTACCTGGGATGGACTTGAGAAGTATACTGTTTTTAAATCGTGGGCAAAGAAAGTTTCTTTAACTCATGCATATTCATCAGATTATTCAGAAGGCTGGAAAATCGATCCTGATGGCAGACAAGTTGTTCAAACACAAAAAGTTAGTTATGGTTTTGCTCCATTGATTGGCCTGAATTTAACTTTTAATTCTTTATGGAATGGTAACCTGACCGGCAATATTAAATATGGAACTAAGACCGGTTATGATCTTGGAGCGTCAACAAGGAATATAACTGAGTCATTCTCTAAAGATATTGGCATTTCTGCAAGTTATTCAAAAACTGGATTTGAAGTTCCATTGTTTGGTGTATCATTAAAGAACGATATTGAAATTTCTTTTTCATATACAACAAGTACAAATTCAGTTGTAGTTTATAATATGAGTCAGTTTACAGAAGCAGGAACACCACAGGATGGAACCTTACGAACAACCATTGAACCAAGAATTAAATACGTAATAAGTGCAAAGGTCACTCTATCAGTATTCTATAAAAATTCTTCTGTAAAACCACAGGGAGCAGCAAGAATAACCCCCTCTTCAACTAATGAAGCTGGTTTAGATGTTCATATATCGATTCAATAA
- a CDS encoding bifunctional response regulator/alkaline phosphatase family protein yields the protein MKKGKILWVDDEIELLRSHIFFLTEKGYEVETVTNGEDAISEVKDKNFDLIFLDEMMAGIGGLQTLAEIKEIKPNIPVIMITKNEAESLMYDAIGSKITDYLIKPVHPSQVLLVCKKVLEGKKISGEYVAKDYLQDFNEISRAVMMGPDFDEWIEIYLKLVNWDLELDVHPEVDLRQTLTDQKKECNQEFSKYVEKNYLKWISSEKSIDIPPLTTSVVSDHLLKHLKDEKQVVFFFVLDCLRLDQWLVMEKHLIDLFNIDKSYYYAILPTATPYARNALFAGLYPSEIEKQYPTLWQGGDDDERSQNKYEKELLQLLLDRRKIKLRNDLKYIKIIDPEVGRNFEQNILSYQNTQLTAVVVNFLDMIAHGRSDSDILKEIAPDEPAYRSLTNSWFMHSSLLSTFRTIARIKNAKVVITTDHGSIRTLRGAKVLGDREASTNLRFKFGRNLKVDEKHAIYITNPTEYKLPKRGVTINYIIAKEDYYFVYPTDYHKYLSYYKDTFQHGGISLEEMILPIITMESKG from the coding sequence ATGAAAAAAGGTAAAATTCTTTGGGTTGATGATGAAATAGAATTACTCCGCTCACACATATTCTTTTTAACTGAGAAAGGTTACGAAGTTGAAACAGTAACAAATGGCGAAGACGCAATATCGGAAGTGAAGGATAAAAATTTCGATTTGATTTTTCTTGATGAAATGATGGCTGGAATTGGCGGACTTCAAACTTTGGCTGAGATAAAAGAAATAAAGCCGAACATCCCGGTAATAATGATTACCAAGAATGAAGCGGAATCTTTGATGTATGATGCAATTGGCAGTAAAATTACAGATTACTTGATTAAGCCCGTTCATCCAAGCCAGGTACTGCTTGTTTGTAAAAAAGTTTTGGAAGGAAAGAAAATTTCCGGTGAATATGTAGCTAAGGATTATCTTCAGGACTTCAACGAAATTTCCCGCGCAGTAATGATGGGACCTGATTTTGACGAATGGATAGAGATTTATTTAAAGTTGGTTAATTGGGATCTGGAGTTGGATGTTCATCCCGAAGTCGATTTGCGCCAAACGCTTACAGATCAAAAGAAAGAATGCAACCAGGAGTTTAGTAAGTATGTGGAGAAAAATTATTTGAAATGGATCAGCTCTGAAAAGAGTATTGATATTCCACCGCTTACAACATCAGTTGTTAGCGATCATCTCCTTAAACATTTAAAAGATGAAAAGCAGGTAGTTTTCTTTTTTGTCCTGGATTGCCTGCGTCTCGATCAATGGCTTGTAATGGAAAAACATTTAATCGATCTTTTTAACATTGATAAAAGTTATTATTATGCAATTCTTCCAACAGCAACTCCTTATGCAAGGAATGCTTTGTTCGCCGGATTGTATCCATCAGAAATTGAAAAACAATATCCTACTCTTTGGCAGGGTGGCGATGATGACGAACGAAGCCAAAATAAATACGAAAAAGAATTACTTCAGCTTTTACTTGATAGAAGAAAAATTAAACTAAGAAATGATTTAAAGTATATTAAAATTATTGATCCGGAAGTCGGCAGAAATTTCGAACAGAATATTCTTTCATATCAGAATACTCAGCTTACCGCTGTTGTTGTAAATTTTCTGGATATGATTGCACACGGCAGATCAGATTCGGACATCCTTAAAGAAATTGCACCGGACGAACCTGCTTATCGTTCGCTTACAAATAGTTGGTTTATGCATTCATCTTTACTTTCTACATTCCGAACCATTGCTCGAATAAAAAACGCAAAAGTAGTTATAACTACAGACCACGGCAGCATAAGAACTCTACGCGGTGCAAAAGTTCTTGGCGATAGGGAAGCATCTACAAACCTTCGGTTTAAATTTGGTAGAAATTTAAAGGTGGATGAAAAACATGCAATTTATATTACAAATCCAACCGAATATAAATTACCGAAAAGAGGAGTTACAATAAATTACATCATTGCAAAGGAAGATTATTATTTTGTTTACCCGACTGATTACCACAAATATTTAAGTTATTATAAAGATACATTTCAGCACGGAGGAATTTCTCTGGAGGAAATGATTTTGCCAATTATTACAATGGAGAGCAAAGGTTAA
- the tsaE gene encoding tRNA (adenosine(37)-N6)-threonylcarbamoyltransferase complex ATPase subunit type 1 TsaE, with protein MHLPYSKTVYSEEETISLAAKFSLLLKPGNVVALNGNLGAGKTFFIKHLLKEFGIEGVSSPTFAIVNQFVGIIKVNHFDFYRINRINELYDIGFEDYLNMDDSVTMIEWANLVPEILPKRLIEINIEILGDTERKFTIKKME; from the coding sequence GTGCATCTTCCTTATTCAAAAACTGTTTATTCAGAAGAAGAAACAATTTCACTTGCAGCTAAGTTTTCTCTTCTGCTAAAACCGGGGAATGTTGTAGCCTTAAATGGAAACCTTGGTGCAGGTAAAACTTTTTTCATCAAGCATCTTTTAAAAGAATTTGGGATTGAAGGAGTTAGCAGTCCTACTTTTGCAATTGTAAATCAGTTTGTAGGAATAATAAAAGTAAATCATTTTGATTTTTACCGTATAAACAGAATAAATGAACTGTATGATATTGGCTTTGAAGATTATTTGAATATGGATGACTCGGTAACAATGATTGAATGGGCGAATTTGGTTCCAGAAATATTACCTAAACGATTAATTGAAATTAACATAGAAATTTTAGGTGATACAGAAAGAAAATTTACAATTAAAAAAATGGAATGA